The Etheostoma spectabile isolate EspeVRDwgs_2016 chromosome 1, UIUC_Espe_1.0, whole genome shotgun sequence genome has a segment encoding these proteins:
- the ano5b gene encoding anoctamin-5b isoform X2 encodes MRRITGTAKDETLIELQNATESQTSDGNGGNDVDSLNVRVTLPGFTETEKLQPNTDTVFFRDGVRRIDFVLSYVDDKDGEKKQERRREFEANLEKIGLQLETEDKSDSKDQKTYFLKIHAPWDVLATYADVLKIKVPFKLSDIPHSQDVPLEWLSHPFRLPEHIMRPQPDYFTYPFDKAKTDFFLITDKDTFFPPSTRNRIVYYILARCPYYKEGRKEREKTGIKRLLSNGTYTAAFPLHDCQYWKRARNAECESERYNLYKHWARFLCFYKEQPLNLIRKYYGEKIGIYFAWLGFYTEMLFFAAVMGFLCFTYGVLSYDDNESSKEICDANIGGNIVMCPLCDKKCPFWKLNSTCLSSWQSHLFDNEGTVFFAIFMGIWVTLFLEFWKRRQARLEYEWDLVDFEEEQQQLQIRPEFEIRCTNRRLNKITKEMEPYLPITSKCARFCLSAATVIFWISLIVACIIGVIAYRLAVYAAFASIIKDPLRNIQLVGRFITPQLATSVTASCINFVIIMILNFFYERVAIWITDMEIPKTHLEYESRLTMKMFLFQFVNYYSSCFYVAFFKGKFVGYPGKYSYMFGKWSGLRNEECDPGGCLIELTTQLVIVMSGKQLWGNIQEALLPLMRNWWNSRKGRHRPENHCSRWEQDHVLLNFTQLGLFYEYLEMVVQFGFITLFVASFPLAPLLALFNNILEIRVDAWKFTTQYRRPVASKARNIGAWQEILNTVAIVSVVTNAFIMAFTSDMIPRLVFLYAYGKDASMRGYVNDSLSIYNISQIHESNMPEEKDNWFINSTGTCRYRDYRYPPGHIKEYTQTMQFWHILAAKMAFIIIMEHVVFMVKFFVAWMIPDVPSDVKARFKRERYLIQEYLHNYEVERVKLQLSASFITEPQSEMSLMTDKHEVLSECL; translated from the exons ATGAGACGAATAACGGGAACGGCGAAGGATGAAACTTTGATAGAGCTACAGAACGCGACGGAATCCCAGACTTCAG atggaAACGGTGGAAATGATGTTGATTCCCTTAATGTAAGAGTGACACTACCTGGATTTACAGAG ACCGAAAAGCTACAACCAAACACAGACACTGTGTTTTTTAGGGACGGAGTTCGGAGGATAGACTTTGTGTTGTCTTATGTAGATGACAAAGATGGAGAAAAGAAACAG gagaggaggagggagtttGAGGCCAACCTTGAGAAGATAGGACTGCAGCTGGAGACGGAAGATAAATCT GACTCCAAAGACCAAAAGACATATTTCTTAAAGATCCATGCTCCGTGGGATGTACTGGCCACCTATGCTGATGTCTTAAAGATCAAAGTTCCGTTCAAGTTGAGTGATATCCCCCACAGTCAAGATGTCCCACTGGAGTGGCTCTCGCATCCTTTCCGCCTGCCAGAGCACATCATGCGTCCCCAACCTGACTACTTTACCTACCCCTTCGACAAGGCCAAGACTGACTTCTTCCTTATCACTGACAAGGATACTTTCTTCCCGCCTTCCACAAGAAACAGAATT GTGTACTACATTCTGGCTCGCTGCCCGTACTACAAAGAGGGtcggaaagaaagagagaagacgGGAATCAAGCGACTACTCAGTAATGGGACGTATACTGCGGCCTTTCCACTACATGAT TGTCAATACTGGAAAAGGGCAAGGAACGCTGAATGCGAGAGTGAGCGCTACAACCTTTACAAGCACTGGGCCAGGTTTCTCTGCTTTTACAAAGAGCAGCCTCTCAACCTCATCAG AAAGTACTATGGGGAGAAGATTGGGATCTACTTTGCCTGGCTGGGCTTCTACACAGAGATGCTGTTCTTTGCCGCTGTCATGGGCTTTTTATGTTTCACCTATGGAGTGCTCAGTTATGATGACAACGAGTCAAG cAAAGAAATATGTGATGCCAATATTGGAGGCAACATTGTGATGTGTCCACTTTGTGATAAAAAGTGCCCTTTCTGGAAGCTCAACTCTACGTGTCTCTCatcctgg CAATCCCATCTGTTTGATAATGAGGGAACGGTATTCTTTGCCATATTTATGGGGATTTGGG TAACTCTGTTTTTGGAGTTCTGGAAACGGCGTCAAGCCCGGCTGGAATACGAGTGGGACCTGGTGGACTTTGAAGAAGAACAGCAACAGCTTCAAATCAGGCCCGAGTTTGAGATCCGATGCACTAACAGGAGACTCAACAAGATTACTAAG GAGATGGAGCCATATCTCCCCATCACGAGCAAGTGTGCTCGCTTCTGCCTCTCGGCTGCCACTGTTATATTCTGG ATTTCTCTGATAGTGGCCTGTATTATTGGGGTCATAGCATACAGACTGGCAGTGTATGCTGCCTTTGCAAGTATCATTAAAGATCCTTTGAGGAATATCCAGTTGGTGGGCAGATTCATCACTCCACAGCTAGCGACTTCTGTCACTGCCTCCTGCATCAACTTTGTCATCATCATGATCCTCAACTTCTTTTATGAGAGGGTGGCCATTTGGATCACTGATATGG AAATCCCAAAAACCCACCTTGAGTATGAGAGCAGGTTGACCATGAAGATGTTCCTCTTCCAGTTTGTCAACTACTACTCGTCATGCTTCTACGTGGCCTTCTTCAAAGGCAAATTTGTGGGTTATCCTGGCAAATACTCATATATGTTTGGCAAATGGAGCGGACTGAGAAATGAGGAG TGTGACCCTGGAGGCTGTCTGATTGAGCTGACCACACAGCTGGTGATTGTTATGTCAGGAAAACAACTCTGGGGGAACATTCAGGAAGCTCTGCTGCC GTTAATGCGCAACTGGTGGAATAGCAGAAAGGGACGGCACCGTCCTGAGAACCATTGCAGCCGCTGGGAGCAGGACCACGTCCTGCTGAACTTCACCCAGCTGGGATTGTTTTATGAGTACCTGGAGATGG TGGTCCAGTTTGGTTTCATCACCTTATTTGTGGCCTCTTTCCCCTTGGCTCCGCTCCTGGCTCTGTTCAACAACATCCTGGAGATCAGGGTGGACGCCTGGAAGTTTACCACCCAGTACAGACGACCGGTGGCGTCCAAGGCCCGAAACATTGGAGCGTGGCAGGAAATCCTTAACACAGTGGCCATTGTGTCTGTTGTTACCAAT GCTTTCATAATGGCGTTCACCTCAGACATGATCCCCCGTTTGGTCTTCCTGTATGCCTATGGTAAAGATGCCAGCATGAGGGGCTACGTTAATGACAGCCTGTCAATATACAACATCTCTCAGAtacatgagagcaacatgccCGAGGAAAAAGACAACTGGTTTATTAACTCAACTGGCACCTGCAG ATACCGTGACTACCGTTACCCTCCAGGCCACATAAAGGAGTACACTCAAACAATGCAGTTCTGGCACATATTGGCAGCCAAAATGGCCTTCATTATTATCATGGAA CACGTGGTCTTCATGGTGAAGTTCTTCGTGGCGTGGATGATCCCAGACGTCCCGTCAGATGTGAAGGCTCGGTTTAAACGAGAACGCTACCTAATTCAAGAGTACCTGCATAACTATGAGGTGGAGAGGGTCAAACTCCAGCTGAGTGCCAGTTTTATCACAGAGCCACAGTCAGAAATGTCCCTGATGACAGACAAGCATGAAGTGTTGTCTGAGTGCCTGTAG
- the ano5b gene encoding anoctamin-5b isoform X1, translating to MRRITGTAKDETLIELQNATESQTSDGPAVLTAFRTNLHSDGNGGNDVDSLNVRVTLPGFTETEKLQPNTDTVFFRDGVRRIDFVLSYVDDKDGEKKQERRREFEANLEKIGLQLETEDKSDSKDQKTYFLKIHAPWDVLATYADVLKIKVPFKLSDIPHSQDVPLEWLSHPFRLPEHIMRPQPDYFTYPFDKAKTDFFLITDKDTFFPPSTRNRIVYYILARCPYYKEGRKEREKTGIKRLLSNGTYTAAFPLHDCQYWKRARNAECESERYNLYKHWARFLCFYKEQPLNLIRKYYGEKIGIYFAWLGFYTEMLFFAAVMGFLCFTYGVLSYDDNESSKEICDANIGGNIVMCPLCDKKCPFWKLNSTCLSSWQSHLFDNEGTVFFAIFMGIWVTLFLEFWKRRQARLEYEWDLVDFEEEQQQLQIRPEFEIRCTNRRLNKITKEMEPYLPITSKCARFCLSAATVIFWISLIVACIIGVIAYRLAVYAAFASIIKDPLRNIQLVGRFITPQLATSVTASCINFVIIMILNFFYERVAIWITDMEIPKTHLEYESRLTMKMFLFQFVNYYSSCFYVAFFKGKFVGYPGKYSYMFGKWSGLRNEECDPGGCLIELTTQLVIVMSGKQLWGNIQEALLPLMRNWWNSRKGRHRPENHCSRWEQDHVLLNFTQLGLFYEYLEMVVQFGFITLFVASFPLAPLLALFNNILEIRVDAWKFTTQYRRPVASKARNIGAWQEILNTVAIVSVVTNAFIMAFTSDMIPRLVFLYAYGKDASMRGYVNDSLSIYNISQIHESNMPEEKDNWFINSTGTCRYRDYRYPPGHIKEYTQTMQFWHILAAKMAFIIIMEHVVFMVKFFVAWMIPDVPSDVKARFKRERYLIQEYLHNYEVERVKLQLSASFITEPQSEMSLMTDKHEVLSECL from the exons ATGAGACGAATAACGGGAACGGCGAAGGATGAAACTTTGATAGAGCTACAGAACGCGACGGAATCCCAGACTTCAG ATGGTCCTGCAGTGTTGACCGCATTCAGGACAAACCTGCACTCAG atggaAACGGTGGAAATGATGTTGATTCCCTTAATGTAAGAGTGACACTACCTGGATTTACAGAG ACCGAAAAGCTACAACCAAACACAGACACTGTGTTTTTTAGGGACGGAGTTCGGAGGATAGACTTTGTGTTGTCTTATGTAGATGACAAAGATGGAGAAAAGAAACAG gagaggaggagggagtttGAGGCCAACCTTGAGAAGATAGGACTGCAGCTGGAGACGGAAGATAAATCT GACTCCAAAGACCAAAAGACATATTTCTTAAAGATCCATGCTCCGTGGGATGTACTGGCCACCTATGCTGATGTCTTAAAGATCAAAGTTCCGTTCAAGTTGAGTGATATCCCCCACAGTCAAGATGTCCCACTGGAGTGGCTCTCGCATCCTTTCCGCCTGCCAGAGCACATCATGCGTCCCCAACCTGACTACTTTACCTACCCCTTCGACAAGGCCAAGACTGACTTCTTCCTTATCACTGACAAGGATACTTTCTTCCCGCCTTCCACAAGAAACAGAATT GTGTACTACATTCTGGCTCGCTGCCCGTACTACAAAGAGGGtcggaaagaaagagagaagacgGGAATCAAGCGACTACTCAGTAATGGGACGTATACTGCGGCCTTTCCACTACATGAT TGTCAATACTGGAAAAGGGCAAGGAACGCTGAATGCGAGAGTGAGCGCTACAACCTTTACAAGCACTGGGCCAGGTTTCTCTGCTTTTACAAAGAGCAGCCTCTCAACCTCATCAG AAAGTACTATGGGGAGAAGATTGGGATCTACTTTGCCTGGCTGGGCTTCTACACAGAGATGCTGTTCTTTGCCGCTGTCATGGGCTTTTTATGTTTCACCTATGGAGTGCTCAGTTATGATGACAACGAGTCAAG cAAAGAAATATGTGATGCCAATATTGGAGGCAACATTGTGATGTGTCCACTTTGTGATAAAAAGTGCCCTTTCTGGAAGCTCAACTCTACGTGTCTCTCatcctgg CAATCCCATCTGTTTGATAATGAGGGAACGGTATTCTTTGCCATATTTATGGGGATTTGGG TAACTCTGTTTTTGGAGTTCTGGAAACGGCGTCAAGCCCGGCTGGAATACGAGTGGGACCTGGTGGACTTTGAAGAAGAACAGCAACAGCTTCAAATCAGGCCCGAGTTTGAGATCCGATGCACTAACAGGAGACTCAACAAGATTACTAAG GAGATGGAGCCATATCTCCCCATCACGAGCAAGTGTGCTCGCTTCTGCCTCTCGGCTGCCACTGTTATATTCTGG ATTTCTCTGATAGTGGCCTGTATTATTGGGGTCATAGCATACAGACTGGCAGTGTATGCTGCCTTTGCAAGTATCATTAAAGATCCTTTGAGGAATATCCAGTTGGTGGGCAGATTCATCACTCCACAGCTAGCGACTTCTGTCACTGCCTCCTGCATCAACTTTGTCATCATCATGATCCTCAACTTCTTTTATGAGAGGGTGGCCATTTGGATCACTGATATGG AAATCCCAAAAACCCACCTTGAGTATGAGAGCAGGTTGACCATGAAGATGTTCCTCTTCCAGTTTGTCAACTACTACTCGTCATGCTTCTACGTGGCCTTCTTCAAAGGCAAATTTGTGGGTTATCCTGGCAAATACTCATATATGTTTGGCAAATGGAGCGGACTGAGAAATGAGGAG TGTGACCCTGGAGGCTGTCTGATTGAGCTGACCACACAGCTGGTGATTGTTATGTCAGGAAAACAACTCTGGGGGAACATTCAGGAAGCTCTGCTGCC GTTAATGCGCAACTGGTGGAATAGCAGAAAGGGACGGCACCGTCCTGAGAACCATTGCAGCCGCTGGGAGCAGGACCACGTCCTGCTGAACTTCACCCAGCTGGGATTGTTTTATGAGTACCTGGAGATGG TGGTCCAGTTTGGTTTCATCACCTTATTTGTGGCCTCTTTCCCCTTGGCTCCGCTCCTGGCTCTGTTCAACAACATCCTGGAGATCAGGGTGGACGCCTGGAAGTTTACCACCCAGTACAGACGACCGGTGGCGTCCAAGGCCCGAAACATTGGAGCGTGGCAGGAAATCCTTAACACAGTGGCCATTGTGTCTGTTGTTACCAAT GCTTTCATAATGGCGTTCACCTCAGACATGATCCCCCGTTTGGTCTTCCTGTATGCCTATGGTAAAGATGCCAGCATGAGGGGCTACGTTAATGACAGCCTGTCAATATACAACATCTCTCAGAtacatgagagcaacatgccCGAGGAAAAAGACAACTGGTTTATTAACTCAACTGGCACCTGCAG ATACCGTGACTACCGTTACCCTCCAGGCCACATAAAGGAGTACACTCAAACAATGCAGTTCTGGCACATATTGGCAGCCAAAATGGCCTTCATTATTATCATGGAA CACGTGGTCTTCATGGTGAAGTTCTTCGTGGCGTGGATGATCCCAGACGTCCCGTCAGATGTGAAGGCTCGGTTTAAACGAGAACGCTACCTAATTCAAGAGTACCTGCATAACTATGAGGTGGAGAGGGTCAAACTCCAGCTGAGTGCCAGTTTTATCACAGAGCCACAGTCAGAAATGTCCCTGATGACAGACAAGCATGAAGTGTTGTCTGAGTGCCTGTAG